CATAGTAAAGGACAGATAAAAGGACGTAGGTTAAGCAgactgtgtgtgtgtagggcTCTTCTTCGAGGGAAGGGCTCATCCATTTTGCCCCCCCTAGTAGCGGatgctttccccccctgggaGAAAACCCTAACCCGGTAACTGCGAAGTGTGCCACCAGATAATTTAACAGAATGGTACTGCAAATGAAGTGAGCGACGTTGACCGATGAGAGGTACCTTTGTGTGATCTTTTTCGCCACTTCTCTGACGTTTCGTCTCGTCCCCATCTTCCCTACACCATTCCTCTACCACATTTTCCTTCGGGGGAAGTGCCACAAAGTTGCTGGGCACTCCAAGGGGTTGCCTCCCTTCACACGGACCATTTTTGAGGCAAGCAGCGAATGGCGAAGTGGCAACTAAATAAACTGATTAAGTTACGAAGAGATCAAGcggttgaaaaaaaaaaaaaaaaaaaaaaaaaaaaatttctgttCCACTGGTgcgcgaaaaaaatgcagcgtGCAAAGAATCACTTGCAAAGCGCTACGTATAAATCGGACGGACGGGGAGAGGGTCTGGCTCCGCCTCGGGACTGCTACATAACTTTTACACTTTTAAAGTTGAAGCCATTTTTCCCCATAACGTTGAAGGTTAAGTATCCCTCCTTTTTGGCTGAGACGCAATTGTTCACGTCGTCGTCCACGAATAGAATTTCATCGATGTTCACTCCAAAGTCGGTCCTGATCTGTGGGGACACGAATGGGGAAGGAGCAACCACATGATGTGAAAAGCAATCACATGATGTGAAAAGCAATCACATGATGTGAAAAGCAATCACATGATGTGAAAAGCAATCACATGATGTGAAAAGCAATCACATGATGTGAAAAGCAATCACATGATGTGAAAAGCAATCACATGATGTGAAAAGTAGCCGCATAATTTGGCGCGATGTACCGTGGTATGGTAGcgcttcgtttttttttacctgctTCAAATGGTAGGATTTGTCGTGACTCATTGGCTTGTCCAGCCCCAACGGTCTGTACTGCCGTGGCTCTCGGTAGTAGCTGCAGGAAGGGGGATACACACAGAGTGAGCAATACGTCAGCAGTCAAAACATTATATGTGTAGTTGCAGGGTCTACATGCATCGGACACGTATCCGGCGCGCTACTCTTGGCACGTGCTTCCTTACGGGGGGTAGTAGGCATAGACCTTCTCGATCTTCGCGTCGCACTTGCTCTGCTGCATGCTGAATTTAACCATTTCCTCTCCCGCAATGAGGGTGGAGTTTCTGCCCCGGCTGTACCGGATGGCCTCGTCGTCTGCGGGACGAAACGTATAAAATGTATGGTGTAACGTGCAATGTGTTCCTTCGCACAGGCGCCACAGGATGTGGGGTTCGCAAAGCACAACGCAGTAGACTCTTTGCAAGTATTATACGTCCCTCCTCCGCTTACCCGAAAACGTCGCAACggtaatttttattcccctctCGTTGAGTGCCTTGGAGAGAATCTTGAAGTGGGCCGTCACTGCAGTTCCGATGTGGTCCACATCGTTGTCCTTATCGACGTAGCCGcctgcaaaggggggggcAGAAACGGTAAACTAAGTAAACAGCAACTACACTAATGGGTGTAGAAAATAAACGTCTACGGGAACGGAAGGGCTTTACCCGAGTGGGCACCGATTATGGTCAGGTCGAAATCAAACACAgccatttttatgttaagCTCCTTCAGCAGCTCAGCAAATCCATTTATGCCTAGcggatgagaaaaaaaaaaggaaagacatAAAAGGTGCTTGCTCTGTGTAGTCACCACTTGCGAATGATGCAACAGGGGAAGAGTGCTTGCAAGTAGGCGCCCCGCCACGCGCGCCTGGCAAACGTACTCTCCGTTTCATTCTGGTGGTCGAAGTTCTTCAGGTACTTCTTCACTGCGTCCAGCTGTGCTGGACTTGCCTTGGTCGAGGATGACATGGCCTTGCAGGAAAGTTCCTTCTTGGGCGTGGGGGTTACGTTGGGCATGCATGTGCTCATCTTAGACATGCCGGTGCAGGCAAATGCGTATGTGCAGAGTGGCGCAAGGAGGCGTACGCGCATGGTGAAGCGATGGATTGGTGGAACGGTGGAATGGTGCGTGTGGGGGTGACTAATCGGGTCGTGTGAAAAACAAATGGAGCCGTGGTGGAGACCTTTACCTGGCAAATTTACTTCGCAACTGTTCTTTTGAGACTTGGTGCGATTGAGTAGGTTCCTCCGAACTGGCTACGAGAGGTGTAGTCGATCTGTACATGTAACGCGTGATACGTAAAACACATACCGTGGACGACAAGCGCCTTACTTCtgtttaagtaaaaaaaaaaaagggacgctACAGAACATGTAGAAGGGACGTTacggtttttttttttttttttttcacctgaacggttcaggcagctagctatttttttttttttttttttttttttgtggaatAAGCGTTATATAAAAAGACCAGGAGAGGtgctttctccttttttgttcttgccAGATGATAAGGGCATCGTTAAACGGTGGCcacgaagaaaaggaatagaaggtcggccaaaaataaaaaaaagaaacaaaggGAGAGGGGTAGAAGGAGCGGCGTGTATGCTTCTTCCTAGCCGATCCGAACAcgtaagagaaaaaagtaaaaggagaGTTTGCCAACTGAGTGACTCTCGTGACGAgtcagatttttttttttttttacgaaaacGTCCCGCGTACCTGTACGAAtggaggaatattttttttttttttttttttttttgttctcaaTTTTGCCAAATGGATATCTATCCATTTGTGCTTTCTGTGAGGTCATCCTACCGAAGCTGCTGCGTCCCCGCACATCCATTTCAATtgcctcttctttttctccacaAAAAGAGGGCGTGTTTATTCTTCCCACAGGGGGGGCAGCATATCCTTCGATCCTGGATTGATGTTCCTCACACCGCAGTGGCGAACCCAAAACAGGGGGGGAACGacgaaaggggaagaagcccaTCGGCGCAAAtgacaaaatgaagaacaaacGAGGCCAGTGCGTCCGGCATGTTGGTTAAAGAGTTGGTCCccggggggaggaaaaacgaCAAGTAAGAATGCACGAATGTATACACAATACACTTGGGTGCAAGTAACCTACGGGGCAGCCTGCAAAATTtagcggcaaaaaaaaatccaactGCCCACCGTTAC
This region of Plasmodium coatneyi strain Hackeri chromosome 3, complete sequence genomic DNA includes:
- a CDS encoding P36-like protein-like protein, whose protein sequence is MSTCMPNVTPTPKKELSCKAMSSSTKASPAQLDAVKKYLKNFDHQNETESINGFAELLKELNIKMAVFDFDLTIIGAHSGGYVDKDNDVDHIGTAVTAHFKILSKALNERGIKITVATFSDDEAIRYSRGRNSTLIAGEEMVKFSMQQSKCDAKIEKVYAYYPPYYREPRQYRPLGLDKPMSHDKSYHLKQIRTDFGVNIDEILFVDDDVNNCVSAKKEGYLTFNVMGKNGFNFKSVKVM